The Podospora pseudocomata strain CBS 415.72m chromosome 1 map unlocalized CBS415.72m_1, whole genome shotgun sequence genome has a segment encoding these proteins:
- a CDS encoding uncharacterized protein (EggNog:ENOG503P79I; COG:S) — translation MGLEFPAYVLSALTAVGGTIGYVKTKSVPSVAAGTAVGLLYGLGGYRLQNGQPLGLELALLASVVLGGASIPRAIRLRKPVPVMLSLFATYGLITFGDAFRHTL, via the exons ATG GGTCTCGAGTTTCCCGCCTACGTTCTCTCGGCTTTGACAGCTGTCGGCGGCACCATCGGATACGTCAAGACGAAATCTGTCCCTAGCGTTGCCGCGGGCACTGCTGTCGGTCTTTTGT ATGGTCTTGGTGGTTACCGCCTCCAGAACGGCCAgcccttgggcttggagctCGCTCTCCTAGCTtccgtcgtcctcggcggcgcTTCGATTCCTCGTGCGATCAGACTCCGGAAGCCCGTTCCCGTCATGTTGTCGCTCTTTGCGACATACGGCTTGATTACTTTCGGTGACGCGTTCCGTCACACTTTGTAA
- a CDS encoding uncharacterized protein (COG:H; EggNog:ENOG503P7GR) — MHPLLHTKDNVACKDLMIALEQCHMRGFLWKSMGMCNDAKEELSACLRAERWKTQSFNRSGVADKKDKIRQAWKDVDENS, encoded by the exons AtgcatcctcttctccatACCAAAGACAACGTCG CGTGCAAAGACTTGATGATCGCACTCGAACAATGCCATATGCGGGGCTTCCTTTGGAAATCCATGGGCATGTGCAATGatgccaaggaggagctcTCTGCCTGCCTGAGGGCAGAACGGTGGAAGACTCAGAGCTTCAACCGAAGTGGTGTTGCCGACAAAAAGGACAAGATTCGGCAAGCCTGGAAGGACGTCGACGAAAACTCATAA